One genomic segment of Luteimonas galliterrae includes these proteins:
- the rpsA gene encoding 30S ribosomal protein S1, protein MTESFAELFEQSQTHLAKLKPGSIVTGTVVEVRTDVVVINAGLKSEGIVPIEQFRNDAGEIDVGVGDQVKVALDSIENGFGETVLSREKAKRAMVWDELEEALNNNETITGRISGKVKGGFTVDIKDVRAFLPGSLVDVRPVRDPVYLEGKELEFKLIKLDRKRNNVVVSRRAVVESEHSEEREQLLEKLQEGAILKGVVKNLTDYGAFVDLGGIDGLLHITDMAWKRVRHPSEVVEVGQELDVRVLKYDRERNRVSLGLKQLGEDPWDNIARRYPANTRVFGKVSNVTDYGAFVEIEPGVEGLVHVSEMDWTNKNVNPSKIVQVGDEVQVMVLDVDEERRRISLGMKQVSSNPWETFAAIHKKGDKVSGQIKSITDFGVFIGLDGGIDGLIHLSDISWNSTGEDIARNFKKGDTLEAVVLAVDPERERISLGVKQLEQDPFGQYMAGNQKGSVVKGKVKEVDAKGATIELADGVEGYVAARDIAKERVDDATQYLKVGDEVEAKFIGMDRKGRTMQLSIKAKDEAEIQDTLAEYNKASSDASSGTTKLGALLREQLGSKSDSE, encoded by the coding sequence ATGACCGAATCATTCGCAGAACTGTTCGAACAAAGCCAAACCCATCTGGCCAAGCTGAAGCCGGGCTCCATCGTCACCGGCACCGTCGTCGAAGTGCGTACCGACGTGGTGGTGATCAACGCCGGCCTGAAGTCCGAAGGCATCGTGCCGATCGAACAGTTCCGTAACGACGCCGGCGAGATCGACGTCGGCGTGGGCGACCAAGTCAAGGTCGCGCTCGACTCCATTGAGAATGGCTTTGGCGAAACCGTGTTGTCGCGCGAGAAGGCCAAGCGCGCCATGGTATGGGACGAGCTGGAAGAAGCGCTCAACAACAACGAGACCATCACCGGCCGCATCAGCGGCAAGGTCAAGGGCGGCTTCACCGTCGACATCAAGGACGTCCGCGCGTTCCTGCCGGGCTCGCTGGTCGACGTGCGTCCGGTCCGCGACCCGGTGTACCTGGAAGGCAAGGAACTCGAGTTCAAGCTCATCAAGCTGGACCGCAAGCGCAACAACGTAGTCGTCTCCCGCCGTGCGGTGGTCGAGAGCGAGCATTCGGAAGAGCGCGAGCAACTGCTCGAGAAGCTGCAGGAAGGCGCGATCCTCAAGGGCGTGGTCAAGAACCTCACCGACTACGGCGCGTTCGTGGACCTGGGCGGCATCGACGGCCTGCTGCACATCACCGACATGGCCTGGAAGCGCGTGCGCCATCCGTCCGAAGTGGTCGAAGTGGGCCAGGAGCTGGACGTGCGCGTGCTCAAGTACGACCGCGAGCGCAACCGCGTCAGCCTGGGCCTGAAGCAGCTGGGCGAGGATCCGTGGGACAACATCGCGCGCCGCTACCCGGCCAACACCCGCGTGTTCGGCAAGGTCTCCAACGTCACCGATTACGGCGCGTTCGTCGAGATCGAGCCGGGCGTGGAAGGCCTGGTGCACGTCTCCGAAATGGATTGGACCAACAAGAACGTCAACCCGTCCAAGATCGTGCAGGTCGGCGATGAAGTGCAGGTGATGGTGCTGGACGTCGATGAAGAGCGCCGCCGCATCTCGCTGGGCATGAAGCAGGTCTCGTCCAATCCGTGGGAAACCTTCGCCGCCATCCACAAGAAGGGCGACAAGGTCTCCGGCCAGATCAAGTCGATCACCGACTTCGGCGTGTTCATCGGCCTGGACGGCGGCATCGACGGCCTGATCCACTTGTCCGACATCAGCTGGAACTCCACCGGCGAAGACATCGCCCGCAACTTCAAGAAGGGCGACACGCTCGAAGCGGTGGTGCTGGCGGTGGATCCGGAACGCGAGCGCATCAGCCTGGGCGTCAAGCAGCTGGAGCAGGATCCGTTCGGCCAGTACATGGCCGGCAACCAGAAGGGTTCCGTGGTCAAGGGCAAGGTCAAGGAAGTCGACGCCAAGGGCGCCACGATCGAATTGGCCGACGGCGTGGAAGGCTACGTGGCCGCCCGCGACATCGCCAAGGAACGCGTCGACGACGCCACCCAGTACCTGAAGGTGGGCGACGAGGTCGAAGCCAAGTTCATCGGTATGGATCGCAAGGGCCGCACCATGCAGCTCTCGATCAAGGCCAAGGACGAAGCCGAGATCCAGGACACGCTGGCCGAGTACAACAAGGCGTCTTCCGATGCCTCCAGCGGCACGACCAAGCTCGGTGCGTTGCTGCGCGAACAGCTCGGCAGCAAGTCCGATTCCGAGTAA
- a CDS encoding integration host factor subunit beta, whose product MTKSELIEILTQRQAHLKADDVDLAVKSLLEMMGGALSEGGRIEIRGFGSFSLHYRPPRTGRNPKTGDAVALPGKHVPHFKPGKELRERVSGVEPQASED is encoded by the coding sequence ATGACCAAGTCCGAACTGATCGAAATACTCACCCAGCGCCAGGCGCACCTGAAGGCCGACGATGTCGACCTGGCGGTGAAGTCGTTGCTGGAGATGATGGGCGGCGCCTTGTCCGAAGGCGGCCGCATCGAGATCCGCGGTTTCGGAAGTTTTTCCCTGCATTACCGGCCGCCGCGTACCGGCCGCAATCCCAAGACCGGCGACGCGGTTGCGCTGCCCGGCAAGCATGTGCCGCATTTCAAGCCCGGCAAGGAATTGCGCGAGCGCGTCAGCGGCGTCGAGCCGCAAGCCAGCGAAGACTGA
- a CDS encoding LapA family protein: MRLIRLLAAIACLVAGIAVGALNPQPIALDLGLATFRASLGVAVLAALLAGVVLGGLILTVSAVLPLRQRLRRATANKSAPPAPSPEQRL, from the coding sequence ATGCGCCTGATCCGCCTGCTAGCCGCCATCGCCTGCCTCGTGGCTGGCATCGCCGTGGGCGCGCTCAATCCGCAGCCGATCGCGCTCGATCTGGGTCTCGCTACGTTCCGCGCCAGCCTGGGCGTGGCCGTGCTCGCGGCCCTGCTGGCCGGCGTCGTCCTCGGCGGATTGATCCTGACGGTAAGCGCAGTACTGCCGCTGCGGCAACGCCTGCGCCGCGCGACGGCGAACAAATCCGCGCCTCCCGCACCGTCTCCCGAACAGCGGTTGTGA
- the lapB gene encoding lipopolysaccharide assembly protein LapB, protein MAFVNEWFWFFLLLPVAALTGWIIGRRGGERHSDTQVSRLSTTYFRGLNYLLNEQPDKAIELFLHIAELDKDTFETQVALGHLFRRRGEVDRAIRLHQGLVQRPDLNDQQKVQALLALGEDYMRSGLLDRAETVFSDLAKIDQRAPQALKHLIGIYQAERDWGKAIENATRYEAATGEPMGKLIAQFECELADRQRAAGDVEGARQAIARAYAADSDAVRPGLLEGRIEVEAGEYAAAIRAFERAARHDPDYLPEILPSLLECYQHVGDVPGARSFLTEMSEHYRGVAPVLALTRLVESDEGVAAARAYLARQLKDRPSVRGEAALIDLTLAEGTDAEATLHDLKHITDQLLVRNPSYRCSRCGFGARSHHWQCPSCKEWGTIKPLLNYAVV, encoded by the coding sequence ATGGCCTTCGTCAACGAATGGTTCTGGTTCTTCCTGCTGCTGCCGGTGGCGGCGCTGACCGGCTGGATCATCGGCCGCCGCGGCGGCGAGCGGCATAGCGACACGCAGGTCAGCCGGCTGTCGACCACCTACTTCCGCGGCCTCAACTACCTGCTCAACGAACAGCCCGACAAGGCGATCGAACTGTTCCTGCACATCGCCGAACTGGACAAGGACACCTTCGAGACGCAGGTCGCGCTGGGCCACCTGTTCCGGCGCCGCGGCGAAGTGGATCGCGCGATCCGCCTGCACCAGGGCCTGGTGCAGCGTCCTGACCTCAACGACCAGCAGAAAGTGCAGGCCTTGTTGGCGCTGGGCGAGGACTACATGCGTTCGGGCCTGCTCGATCGCGCCGAAACGGTATTCAGCGACTTGGCCAAGATCGACCAGCGCGCGCCGCAAGCGCTCAAGCACTTGATCGGCATCTACCAGGCCGAACGCGATTGGGGCAAGGCGATCGAGAACGCGACCCGCTACGAAGCGGCGACCGGTGAGCCGATGGGCAAGCTGATCGCGCAGTTCGAGTGCGAACTCGCCGACCGGCAGCGCGCGGCGGGCGATGTCGAGGGCGCGCGCCAGGCGATCGCGCGCGCCTACGCCGCCGATTCCGATGCGGTGCGGCCGGGACTGCTGGAAGGGCGCATCGAAGTCGAAGCAGGCGAGTACGCCGCAGCGATCCGCGCCTTCGAACGTGCCGCGCGGCACGACCCCGATTATCTGCCGGAGATCCTGCCGTCGTTGCTGGAGTGCTACCAGCACGTCGGCGACGTGCCCGGTGCGCGTTCCTTCCTGACCGAGATGAGCGAGCACTACCGCGGCGTGGCGCCGGTGCTCGCATTGACGCGCTTGGTGGAATCCGACGAAGGCGTGGCGGCGGCGCGCGCCTACCTGGCGCGGCAATTGAAGGACCGTCCCTCGGTGCGCGGCGAAGCGGCGCTGATCGACCTGACCCTGGCCGAAGGCACCGACGCCGAAGCCACGCTGCACGATCTCAAGCACATCACCGATCAACTGCTGGTGCGCAATCCCAGCTATCGCTGCAGCCGCTGCGGTTTCGGCGCGCGCTCGCACCATTGGCAATGCCCCAGCTGCAAAGAATGGGGCACGATCAAGCCGCTGCTGAACTACGCGGTGGTCTGA
- a CDS encoding lipopolysaccharide biosynthesis protein: MPLAGWLALHFAIGLLGTIAARWYALRARLLDQPGERRSHRAATPRGGGIAIVAAGLAAVAWLWAQDPSRRPWLAGFGVGFALVAAIGWIDDHRPLSPWLRLAVHALAAAALAWGSYSVHGDALMALATFVLSIGLTNVWNFMDGIDGLAASQAALLAAGAAWVLGGSLQWLALALCAACCGFLPLNVPRARIFLGDVGSGALGFAVAALYADLAAARIPGWPLSLLPLSAFLVDAALTLVGRMLRGERWWTPHVMHAYQVSARRWGHVPVTLAYAGWTLIAIALWWSCRDRGTAFITMLLFGWYTLSVLAWRGLRRGRDLAVLGTTNSRNEE, from the coding sequence ATGCCGTTGGCGGGATGGTTGGCGTTGCATTTCGCCATCGGCCTGCTCGGTACGATCGCGGCGCGATGGTATGCGTTGCGGGCCCGACTGCTGGACCAGCCCGGCGAACGCCGAAGCCATCGGGCCGCCACGCCGCGCGGCGGCGGTATCGCGATCGTCGCGGCCGGGCTGGCCGCCGTGGCTTGGCTCTGGGCGCAGGATCCGTCGCGGCGACCGTGGCTGGCCGGATTCGGCGTGGGGTTCGCGCTGGTCGCCGCGATCGGATGGATCGACGACCATCGTCCATTGTCGCCCTGGCTGCGGCTGGCCGTGCATGCGCTGGCGGCGGCGGCATTGGCTTGGGGCAGCTATAGCGTCCACGGCGATGCGCTGATGGCCCTTGCGACCTTCGTATTGTCGATCGGGCTGACCAACGTCTGGAACTTCATGGACGGCATCGACGGTCTGGCTGCCAGCCAGGCGGCCCTGCTGGCTGCCGGGGCTGCCTGGGTCCTGGGCGGCTCTCTGCAATGGCTGGCATTGGCCCTGTGCGCCGCCTGTTGCGGGTTCCTACCGTTGAACGTACCCCGGGCGCGCATTTTCCTGGGCGACGTCGGCAGCGGAGCGCTGGGTTTCGCCGTGGCGGCGCTTTATGCGGACCTGGCCGCCGCCCGCATTCCCGGCTGGCCGTTGTCGCTGCTGCCGCTGTCGGCGTTTCTTGTAGACGCGGCCTTGACGCTGGTGGGGCGGATGCTGCGCGGGGAGCGCTGGTGGACGCCGCACGTCATGCATGCATATCAGGTTTCAGCGAGGCGGTGGGGCCACGTTCCGGTCACCTTGGCTTATGCCGGCTGGACGCTGATCGCCATCGCACTGTGGTGGTCGTGTCGCGACCGCGGTACGGCATTCATTACAATGTTGTTATTCGGGTGGTATACCCTGTCCGTATTGGCGTGGCGCGGCTTGCGCCGGGGGCGGGATTTGGCGGTTCTTGGCACCACAAACTCAAGGAACGAAGAATGA
- a CDS encoding polysaccharide biosynthesis protein: MRAWRDHLSAALPRLAVVVHDLAMVWCCWTGLHWLRYGFAANPPPVDWWSTQIAIVLVAQGLVFWQAGLYRGLWRFASVPDLWNIVKASVIGLLAIVLGLFIYNRLGQVPRAVLLAYPFALVGLLGTPRLLYRAWKDSSSERYGRSPVRTLILGADEAGDALVRDLRRSGAYQPVGFLDDAAKLRGSKLHGVPVLGAIDDVVEIAKETSAKLLVIAMPAVEAAEMQRVVAACERTGLPFRTVPRLEDVLVGRSLPGELKEVAIEDLLGRKPVLPDWKAIRGWLGGRSVMVTGAGGSIGSELCRQCARHGAQRVALVEIDELALMTMEAELRRDFPSLECIAVLGDCGDPAVIRHALELAQPDALFHAAAYKQVPLLEAQLREAVRNNVLATETVASACRNAGVGTFVLISTDKAVDPANVLGASKRLAEMVCQAMAVQRSTHFVTVRFGNVLDSAGSVVPLFREQIRAGGPVTVTDAEVTRYFMTIPEACQLILQAAAIGSHDAIYTLDMGEPVPIRLLAEQMIRLAGKQPGRDIAIVYTGLRPGEKLHETLFHADERYRQTAHPKILQAEARSVVSEQVLGTLRGMREACARYDQAALGDALQLAVPEFLPADEPQEQHVATIVRFPARDSRRI; the protein is encoded by the coding sequence ATGAGGGCCTGGCGAGACCATTTGAGTGCCGCACTGCCCAGGCTTGCGGTCGTCGTCCACGATCTGGCGATGGTCTGGTGCTGTTGGACGGGCCTGCACTGGCTGCGTTACGGCTTCGCGGCCAATCCGCCGCCGGTGGATTGGTGGTCTACGCAGATCGCGATCGTCCTGGTCGCGCAGGGTCTGGTGTTCTGGCAGGCCGGTCTGTATCGCGGCTTGTGGCGCTTCGCCAGCGTGCCTGACCTGTGGAATATCGTGAAAGCCAGCGTGATCGGCCTGCTGGCGATCGTGCTCGGCTTGTTCATCTACAACCGGCTCGGACAGGTGCCGCGCGCCGTGCTGCTGGCGTATCCGTTCGCGCTGGTCGGCCTGCTCGGCACGCCGCGCTTGCTGTACCGCGCATGGAAGGACAGCAGCAGCGAGCGTTATGGCCGCAGTCCCGTACGCACGCTCATCCTCGGCGCGGACGAGGCCGGCGATGCGCTCGTCCGCGACCTGCGCCGTTCCGGCGCTTACCAGCCGGTGGGCTTCCTGGACGATGCGGCGAAACTGCGCGGCAGCAAACTGCACGGCGTGCCCGTGCTCGGCGCGATCGACGATGTCGTGGAGATCGCCAAGGAAACTTCGGCCAAGCTGCTGGTGATCGCGATGCCGGCGGTCGAAGCCGCCGAGATGCAGCGTGTCGTCGCCGCCTGCGAGCGTACCGGCCTGCCTTTCCGTACCGTGCCGCGGCTGGAAGACGTGCTGGTCGGCCGCTCCTTGCCCGGCGAGTTGAAGGAAGTCGCGATCGAGGACCTGCTCGGCCGCAAGCCGGTATTGCCGGACTGGAAAGCTATTCGCGGCTGGCTCGGCGGACGTTCGGTGATGGTGACCGGCGCAGGCGGATCGATCGGTTCCGAACTTTGCCGCCAGTGCGCGCGGCATGGTGCGCAGCGCGTGGCGCTGGTGGAAATCGACGAGCTGGCGCTGATGACCATGGAAGCCGAACTGCGCCGCGATTTCCCCAGCCTCGAATGCATCGCCGTACTGGGCGATTGCGGCGACCCGGCGGTGATCCGCCACGCGTTGGAACTGGCCCAGCCCGATGCGCTGTTCCATGCCGCCGCCTACAAGCAGGTGCCGCTGCTCGAAGCGCAACTGCGCGAAGCGGTGCGCAATAACGTATTGGCGACGGAGACCGTCGCCTCCGCCTGCCGCAATGCCGGTGTCGGCACGTTCGTGCTGATTTCCACCGACAAGGCGGTGGACCCGGCGAACGTACTCGGCGCCAGCAAGCGCCTGGCCGAAATGGTCTGCCAGGCCATGGCGGTCCAGCGCAGCACGCATTTCGTGACGGTGCGCTTCGGCAATGTGCTCGATTCCGCCGGCAGCGTAGTGCCGTTGTTCCGCGAACAGATCCGCGCCGGCGGCCCGGTCACGGTCACCGACGCCGAAGTCACGCGCTACTTCATGACGATCCCGGAAGCCTGCCAGCTGATCCTGCAGGCCGCCGCGATCGGCTCGCACGACGCCATCTATACGCTGGACATGGGCGAGCCGGTGCCGATCCGCCTGCTGGCCGAGCAGATGATCCGCCTGGCCGGCAAGCAGCCGGGCAGGGACATCGCCATCGTCTACACCGGCCTGCGCCCCGGCGAGAAACTGCACGAGACGCTGTTCCATGCCGACGAGCGCTATCGGCAGACCGCGCATCCCAAGATCCTGCAGGCCGAGGCGCGCAGCGTCGTGTCCGAGCAGGTGCTGGGCACGTTGCGCGGCATGCGCGAGGCTTGCGCGCGCTACGACCAGGCTGCGCTCGGCGACGCCTTGCAACTGGCCGTGCCCGAGTTCCTGCCGGCCGACGAGCCGCAGGAGCAGCATGTGGCCACCATCGTCCGTTTCCCGGCGCGCGATTCGCGGAGGATTTGA
- the galU gene encoding UTP--glucose-1-phosphate uridylyltransferase GalU, producing the protein MRRIRKAVFPVAGHGTRFLPATKTVPKEMLPIVDRPLIQYAVDEAIEAGCDTLIFVTNRYKHAVADYFDKAYELEHKLEKAGKHEQLDLIRNVLPEGVRAVFVTQTEALGLGHAVLCAKPIVGDEPFAVVLPDDLIWNRGPGALKQMADLAESSGASVIATQNVPRDQTGSYGIVATDSFSGRAGRITGMVEKPDPEDAPSTLAVVGRYILSGSIFDLLEKTTPGAGGEIQLTDAISTLLAQEPVLAYRFQGTRFDCGTHLGLIEATIRYALDHEKLSDAAAQLMQNALKELGVIELE; encoded by the coding sequence GTGCGACGTATCCGTAAGGCGGTATTCCCGGTGGCCGGCCATGGCACGCGTTTTCTCCCGGCCACCAAGACGGTTCCGAAGGAAATGCTGCCGATCGTCGACCGTCCGCTGATCCAGTACGCGGTCGACGAAGCGATCGAAGCCGGCTGCGACACGCTGATTTTCGTCACCAATCGCTACAAGCATGCGGTAGCGGATTATTTCGACAAGGCCTACGAGCTCGAGCACAAGCTCGAGAAGGCCGGCAAGCACGAGCAACTCGACCTGATCCGCAATGTGCTGCCCGAAGGCGTGCGTGCGGTGTTCGTGACCCAGACCGAAGCGCTGGGCCTGGGCCATGCCGTGCTGTGCGCGAAGCCGATCGTCGGCGACGAGCCTTTCGCGGTCGTGCTGCCCGACGACCTCATCTGGAACCGTGGTCCAGGCGCGCTCAAGCAGATGGCAGACCTGGCCGAGTCCAGCGGCGCCAGCGTGATCGCCACGCAGAACGTGCCGCGAGACCAGACCGGCAGCTACGGTATCGTCGCCACCGACAGTTTTTCCGGCCGCGCCGGCCGCATTACCGGTATGGTCGAGAAACCGGACCCCGAAGACGCGCCGAGCACGCTGGCGGTGGTCGGGCGCTACATCCTTTCGGGCAGCATCTTCGACCTGCTGGAGAAGACCACGCCCGGCGCGGGCGGCGAGATCCAGCTGACCGACGCCATTTCCACACTGCTGGCGCAGGAGCCGGTGCTGGCTTACCGCTTCCAGGGCACGCGTTTCGATTGCGGCACGCACCTGGGCCTGATCGAAGCCACCATCCGCTACGCGCTGGACCACGAGAAGCTCAGCGATGCGGCTGCGCAGCTGATGCAAAACGCGCTGAAGGAACTGGGCGTCATCGAGCTGGAGTGA
- a CDS encoding tRNA-binding protein, whose amino-acid sequence MAEPIEWADFEKVLICAGTVLKAEEFPEARKPAWKLWVDFGPFGIKKTSAQIKALYGADELVGRQVVGVINFPPKQVGPFVSEFLLTGFPTEEGVVLTAIERPVPNGARLA is encoded by the coding sequence ATGGCGGAACCGATCGAGTGGGCAGATTTCGAGAAGGTGCTGATCTGCGCCGGTACGGTGCTGAAGGCCGAAGAGTTTCCCGAGGCGCGCAAGCCTGCGTGGAAGCTCTGGGTCGATTTCGGTCCGTTCGGAATCAAGAAGACCAGCGCGCAGATCAAGGCACTTTACGGCGCCGATGAGCTGGTCGGCCGTCAGGTCGTCGGCGTGATCAATTTTCCGCCCAAGCAGGTCGGGCCTTTCGTATCGGAGTTCCTGTTGACGGGGTTTCCGACGGAGGAGGGCGTGGTGCTGACCGCGATCGAGCGGCCAGTGCCGAACGGCGCCCGGCTGGCGTAG
- a CDS encoding acetyl-CoA C-acyltransferase, translating into MTRQIQDAYIVAATRTPVGKAPKGVFRNTRPDDMLAHVLKAVIAQAPGIDVSRIEDAIIGCAMPEGEQGMNVARIGVLLAGLPDTVAAQTINRFCSSGLQAVALAADQIRLGNADLVLAGGTESMSMVPMMGNKVALSPAVFNDDHVAIAYGMGITAEKVAEEWKVSREDQDAFALASHQKAIAAIRAGEFKSEITPYEVVSHVPDLVGNVVQLRKQLVENDEGPRPDSSADGLAKLRPVFRNGQFGGTVTAGNSSQMSDGAAGVLLASEQAIKDYGLTPLARFVSFSVAGVRPEVMGIGPIAAIPKALKQAGLTKDQIDWIELNEAFAAQALAVIRDSGLDPSKVNPLGGAIALGHPLGATGAVRTATIVHGLRRHQLKYGMVTMCIGTGMGAAGIFEAL; encoded by the coding sequence ATGACCCGCCAAATCCAAGACGCCTACATCGTCGCCGCCACCCGCACGCCCGTCGGCAAGGCGCCCAAGGGCGTATTCCGCAACACCCGTCCGGACGACATGTTGGCGCATGTGTTGAAAGCCGTGATCGCGCAGGCGCCGGGCATCGACGTGAGCCGCATCGAGGACGCGATCATCGGCTGCGCCATGCCCGAAGGCGAGCAAGGCATGAACGTGGCGCGCATCGGCGTGCTGCTGGCCGGCCTGCCCGATACGGTCGCGGCGCAGACCATCAACCGCTTCTGCTCGTCCGGACTGCAGGCCGTGGCGCTGGCGGCCGACCAGATCAGGCTCGGCAACGCCGACCTGGTGCTGGCCGGCGGCACCGAATCGATGTCGATGGTGCCGATGATGGGCAACAAGGTCGCGCTGAGCCCGGCCGTGTTCAACGACGACCACGTCGCCATCGCTTACGGCATGGGCATCACCGCCGAGAAAGTCGCCGAGGAATGGAAGGTTTCTCGCGAGGACCAGGACGCGTTCGCGCTAGCCTCGCACCAGAAGGCGATCGCGGCGATCCGGGCTGGCGAATTCAAGAGCGAGATCACGCCATACGAAGTGGTTTCGCATGTGCCGGATCTGGTCGGCAACGTCGTGCAATTGCGCAAGCAACTCGTCGAAAACGACGAAGGCCCGCGCCCCGACAGTTCCGCCGACGGGCTCGCAAAGCTGCGTCCGGTGTTCCGTAACGGCCAATTCGGCGGAACCGTCACCGCCGGCAATTCCTCGCAGATGAGCGACGGCGCGGCCGGCGTGCTGCTGGCTTCGGAACAAGCGATCAAGGATTACGGCCTGACCCCGCTGGCGCGCTTCGTTTCGTTCTCGGTCGCCGGCGTGCGTCCGGAAGTGATGGGCATCGGCCCGATCGCGGCCATCCCGAAAGCCTTGAAACAAGCCGGCTTGACGAAAGATCAGATCGACTGGATCGAACTCAACGAAGCCTTCGCTGCGCAGGCGCTGGCGGTGATCCGCGACAGCGGGCTGGATCCCTCGAAGGTCAATCCGCTCGGCGGCGCCATCGCGCTAGGCCATCCGCTCGGCGCAACCGGCGCGGTGCGCACTGCGACCATCGTCCACGGCTTGCGACGCCATCAGTTGAAGTACGGCATGGTGACGATGTGCATCGGCACCGGCATGGGTGCAGCAGGCATTTTCGAAGCGTTGTAA